The Lactobacillus sp. CBA3605 genome contains a region encoding:
- a CDS encoding PolC-type DNA polymerase III, with translation MSLNQQEMFSKLLEQIGMAMDPAFTDATIEKLVVHQTSKVWEFQLHFQHVLPYTQFMTFQNQLSAAFHDIAGVQLRITTDDEAVNQRLLADYWEWIVQNSGISSPLVQSLCNSNVPTYEDGRVLLLAENEVIQNFLNNQALGPIEATYQQLGFPKFSVHTMIDESASQAKINAFHAQKAKSDEALAKKAAVAIKKANEKRQQQSDAPAQIDGPVQLGKQINPAEPAKQMVQITEEERSVIVEGYVFDMEVRVLRSQRQLLILKVTDYSSSMVIKKFSRNSEDEAQFAALKPGMWVRARGSVQEDSFMRDLTINAYDINETSHATRQDTAPADEKRVELHLHSNMSQMDATNGVSDYVKQAAKWGHPAIAITDHSGAQAFPEAFAAGEKNHIKILYGVEANMVDDGVPIAYNDAHTDLKETTYVIFDVETTGLSAIYDKVIELSAVKMVKGNVVDQFEAFIDPGFHLSETTTNLTSITDDMVRGSKSEEAVFKDFRDFYDDAIIVGHNVTFDVGFMNTGYARHGMGPIENPIIDTLTLARWLYPTFKSYRLNTLAKKFNVALEHHHRAIYDAESTGHLNHLFLKDAEERYGVQFHDQLNDHMNENAAYRHARPFHATLYAQTQAGLKNLFRIISLSNVDYYYRVPRVPRSVLNKYRDGILVGSACASGEVFTAMMQKGQAEARQKASYYDFLEVQPKPAYAPLIESGLIADNAHLEEIIKNMVDLGHNLKIPVAATGDVHYLNPEDKIYRKILIHSQGGANPLNRTERPDVHFRTTTEMLKDFSFLGEATAHEIVVTTPQQIAARFEVVRPVKDKLYTPRMAGAEDEIKKLTMDRAHAWYGQPLPEIVQKRVDKELKSIVGNGFSVIYLIAQRLVFKSNKDGYLVGSRGSVGSSLVATLSGITEVNPMPPHYRCPNCQYSHFYTNNEYGSGYDLPPKACPECGTNLVRDGHNIPFETFLGFYGNKVPDIDLNFSGDYQPIAHNYTKVLFGEKNVYRAGTIGTVADKTGYGYVKAYERDTNQTLRNAEIDRLAKGTTGVKRTTGQHPAGIIVVPDYMDIYDFTPVQYPADDQSAAWQTTHFDFHSIHDNILKIDILGHDDPTMIRMLQDLSGVNPESIPPVDPNVMKIFSSPEVLGVTSEQIFSKTGTLGIPEFGTRFVRGMLEETHPSTFNELLQISGLSHGTDVWLGNAEELIKDGTVTLAEVIGCRDNIMTDLIHYGMESDMSFQIMEHVRKGRGIPDDWQQAMKDADVPDWYIESCLKIKYMFPRAHAAAYILMALRVAYFKVYFPLIYYTAYFSVRADDFDLVAMAHGKEAVKAAMKTITDKGMDASTKEKNLLTVLELANEMLERGFNFSMVDLDKSDASDWLIDGKTLIAPFRSVPGLGLNVAKQIVAARADKPFLSKEDLSKRGKVSKTLIDFMTENGVLEGLPDENQLSLF, from the coding sequence GTGAGTTTAAATCAGCAAGAAATGTTTTCGAAATTGCTTGAACAGATTGGGATGGCGATGGATCCCGCCTTTACCGATGCGACGATTGAAAAGTTAGTCGTGCATCAAACGTCAAAGGTCTGGGAATTCCAACTTCATTTCCAACATGTGTTGCCATATACGCAATTTATGACATTTCAGAACCAGTTGAGTGCCGCTTTTCATGACATTGCTGGCGTTCAGCTACGGATTACTACGGATGATGAGGCAGTCAATCAACGGTTGTTGGCTGATTATTGGGAATGGATTGTTCAAAATAGTGGCATCTCATCGCCTTTAGTACAGTCATTGTGTAATAGCAATGTGCCAACGTATGAGGATGGTCGGGTCTTGTTATTAGCTGAGAATGAAGTTATTCAGAACTTTTTGAATAACCAGGCGCTTGGCCCCATTGAAGCGACTTATCAGCAACTTGGGTTTCCTAAGTTTTCAGTGCATACGATGATTGATGAATCAGCCTCACAAGCCAAAATCAATGCTTTCCATGCACAAAAGGCTAAATCTGATGAAGCCTTAGCCAAAAAAGCTGCGGTAGCGATTAAAAAAGCCAATGAAAAGCGGCAGCAGCAATCTGATGCCCCTGCTCAAATTGATGGTCCAGTTCAATTAGGAAAACAAATTAATCCAGCTGAACCAGCCAAACAAATGGTTCAAATCACTGAAGAAGAACGTTCAGTCATTGTTGAAGGCTATGTTTTTGACATGGAAGTCCGGGTTTTACGTTCACAACGTCAACTCCTAATTTTGAAAGTGACTGATTACAGTTCTTCAATGGTTATTAAGAAGTTTTCTCGTAATAGTGAAGATGAGGCGCAATTTGCGGCACTAAAACCAGGGATGTGGGTCCGCGCCCGCGGGTCAGTGCAAGAAGATAGTTTTATGCGGGATTTGACGATTAATGCTTATGATATTAATGAAACGTCGCATGCGACACGGCAAGATACGGCGCCCGCTGATGAAAAACGAGTGGAATTACATTTACACTCGAATATGAGTCAGATGGATGCGACTAATGGCGTGAGCGATTATGTGAAGCAGGCGGCCAAATGGGGGCATCCAGCGATTGCGATTACTGATCATTCGGGGGCCCAAGCGTTCCCAGAAGCTTTTGCTGCTGGTGAAAAGAACCATATTAAGATTTTATACGGTGTGGAAGCGAATATGGTCGATGATGGGGTGCCGATTGCTTATAATGATGCCCACACGGACTTAAAAGAGACGACTTATGTTATTTTTGACGTTGAAACAACGGGGTTATCGGCAATTTACGATAAGGTTATTGAATTATCAGCGGTTAAAATGGTCAAGGGGAATGTTGTTGATCAATTTGAAGCATTTATTGATCCTGGGTTTCATTTATCAGAAACGACGACTAATTTAACCAGTATTACGGATGATATGGTTCGTGGTTCTAAGTCCGAAGAAGCGGTTTTTAAGGACTTTCGTGATTTTTACGATGATGCAATTATCGTTGGTCATAACGTTACTTTTGATGTGGGCTTTATGAATACCGGGTATGCACGCCACGGGATGGGGCCAATTGAGAATCCGATTATTGATACCTTAACTTTGGCTCGCTGGTTGTATCCAACTTTTAAAAGCTATCGGTTAAATACCTTGGCTAAGAAGTTTAACGTGGCTTTGGAACACCATCACCGGGCGATTTATGATGCGGAATCAACCGGACACTTGAACCATTTGTTTTTGAAAGATGCTGAAGAACGTTATGGCGTTCAATTCCATGATCAATTAAATGATCATATGAATGAAAATGCAGCGTATCGACATGCTCGGCCTTTTCATGCGACATTATATGCGCAAACGCAAGCTGGGCTTAAGAATTTATTCCGGATTATTTCACTATCAAATGTGGACTACTATTATCGCGTGCCCCGAGTGCCTCGCAGTGTGTTGAACAAATATCGTGATGGCATTTTAGTGGGCTCAGCATGTGCCAGTGGTGAAGTCTTTACGGCAATGATGCAAAAAGGTCAGGCAGAGGCGCGGCAAAAGGCCAGTTACTATGACTTTTTGGAAGTCCAGCCAAAACCAGCGTATGCACCATTGATCGAAAGCGGCTTAATTGCAGATAATGCGCATTTGGAAGAAATTATTAAAAATATGGTTGATTTGGGCCACAACTTAAAGATTCCGGTTGCTGCGACTGGGGATGTCCATTATTTAAATCCGGAAGATAAAATATATCGGAAGATTTTGATTCATTCGCAAGGTGGGGCTAATCCGTTGAATCGGACGGAGCGCCCAGATGTTCATTTTCGAACGACCACGGAAATGTTAAAAGATTTTAGTTTCTTAGGTGAAGCCACAGCGCATGAGATTGTCGTGACGACCCCGCAACAAATTGCAGCTCGGTTTGAAGTGGTTCGGCCGGTCAAAGATAAGCTTTACACCCCACGAATGGCTGGCGCTGAAGATGAAATTAAAAAGTTAACCATGGACCGAGCACATGCTTGGTATGGTCAGCCACTCCCAGAAATTGTACAGAAGCGGGTCGATAAAGAATTAAAGAGTATTGTCGGCAATGGGTTCTCAGTTATCTATCTGATTGCGCAGCGGTTGGTATTTAAGAGTAATAAAGATGGTTACTTAGTTGGTTCACGGGGGTCAGTTGGCTCTAGTTTAGTGGCTACCTTGTCGGGGATTACTGAAGTTAACCCAATGCCGCCGCATTATCGATGCCCAAACTGTCAATATTCGCACTTTTATACAAATAATGAATATGGTTCTGGTTATGATTTGCCACCCAAGGCCTGTCCTGAATGTGGGACTAACTTAGTACGCGATGGTCATAATATTCCTTTCGAAACGTTCTTAGGATTTTACGGGAATAAAGTCCCTGATATTGATTTGAACTTTTCAGGTGACTATCAGCCAATTGCCCACAACTATACGAAAGTCTTGTTCGGTGAAAAAAATGTTTATCGAGCTGGGACGATTGGGACGGTTGCCGACAAAACGGGTTATGGCTATGTGAAGGCGTATGAACGGGATACCAATCAAACGTTGCGGAATGCCGAAATTGATCGGTTGGCGAAAGGGACGACTGGGGTCAAACGAACGACTGGTCAACATCCGGCTGGGATTATTGTTGTTCCAGATTACATGGATATTTATGACTTTACGCCGGTTCAGTATCCCGCGGATGATCAGAGTGCAGCTTGGCAAACGACCCATTTTGATTTCCATTCGATTCATGATAATATTTTAAAAATTGATATTTTAGGCCATGATGATCCAACTATGATTCGGATGCTCCAGGATTTATCGGGGGTTAATCCGGAAAGTATTCCACCGGTTGATCCAAATGTTATGAAGATTTTTTCGAGTCCGGAAGTTCTTGGGGTGACTTCAGAGCAAATCTTTTCCAAGACCGGGACCTTAGGAATTCCAGAATTTGGGACGCGTTTTGTTCGTGGCATGTTAGAAGAGACTCATCCGTCGACCTTTAACGAATTATTACAGATTTCGGGCCTTTCTCATGGGACGGATGTTTGGTTAGGAAACGCTGAAGAATTGATTAAGGATGGGACCGTCACTTTAGCTGAGGTTATTGGTTGTCGGGATAATATCATGACCGACTTGATTCATTATGGGATGGAGTCAGATATGTCATTTCAGATTATGGAGCACGTGCGAAAAGGACGTGGGATTCCTGACGATTGGCAACAAGCGATGAAAGATGCTGATGTTCCTGACTGGTATATTGAATCCTGTCTGAAGATTAAGTATATGTTCCCACGGGCCCATGCGGCGGCGTATATTTTGATGGCGTTACGAGTCGCATATTTCAAAGTTTATTTCCCACTGATTTATTACACAGCCTATTTCTCAGTCCGGGCTGATGACTTTGACTTAGTTGCGATGGCTCATGGCAAAGAAGCTGTGAAGGCCGCAATGAAGACGATTACTGATAAAGGTATGGATGCGTCAACGAAGGAAAAAAATCTATTGACGGTGTTGGAATTAGCCAATGAAATGCTTGAACGGGGGTTCAACTTTTCGATGGTTGATTTAGACAAGTCGGATGCTTCTGATTGGTTAATTGATGGTAAAACATTGATTGCGCCATTCCGATCAGTGCCTGGATTAGGGCTTAACGTGGCCAAACAAATCGTGGCAGCTCGGGCAGATAAGCCATTCTTATCAAAGGAAGACTTGTCTAAACGGGGTAAAGTTTCGAAGACGTTAATTGACTTTATGACTGAAAATGGGGTTTTAGAAGGCTTGCCTGATGAAAACCAACTTTCACTCTTCTAA
- a CDS encoding proline--tRNA ligase, with protein MKQSKLLIPTLKEVPNDAEALSHQMMLRAGYIRQISAGMYAYLPLAYRVLTNIEQIIREEMEKIDAAEMLVPAVIPAELWQATGRYQTYGPELFKLKNRHDREFILGPTHEETFTSIIRDEVKSYKKLPLTLYQIQAKYRDEDRPRYGLLRGREFIMKDAYSFHADEDSLDETFQGMAQAYQNIFERCGLQFRSIIGDGGAMGGKDSREYSAIAPVGEDTIVYSDASDYAANLEMARSLYVPKKSHASLKDLEKIDTPGVGTIDELAEFLQVDADQLVKSMLFMADDEPVMALVRGDHEVNDIKLKNYLGVDTLVMATPEQAQTYLKASFGSLGPVGVSDEVKIIADVYVKDMANITVGANEDGHHLINVNPERDFHAEAYVDIRFAQEGELSPDGAGVLKFTKGIEIGHIFKLGTRYSKDLHAEVLDQNGRNIPVIMGCYGIGVSRLLSAIAEQRSDENGLVWPKAIAPFDVHVIPVNPKKADQVEVANQAEAQLEAAGYHVLYDDRKERPGVKFADSDLMGIPARITIGKKASEGIVEIKLRQTGETLEVKQEEIANNLAVLLKNIN; from the coding sequence ATGAAACAATCGAAATTGTTAATTCCAACTTTAAAAGAAGTGCCTAATGACGCAGAAGCGTTAAGTCATCAAATGATGCTACGGGCCGGCTATATTCGCCAAATTTCAGCGGGAATGTATGCCTATTTACCACTTGCCTATCGGGTATTGACGAATATTGAACAAATTATTCGTGAAGAAATGGAAAAAATTGATGCGGCCGAAATGTTAGTTCCAGCTGTAATTCCAGCGGAACTTTGGCAAGCAACGGGTCGTTATCAAACTTATGGCCCAGAACTTTTTAAGCTAAAAAACCGACATGATCGGGAATTCATCTTGGGTCCGACCCATGAAGAAACGTTCACTTCCATCATTCGTGACGAAGTTAAATCATATAAAAAGTTGCCCTTAACGTTGTATCAAATCCAAGCAAAGTATCGTGATGAAGATCGACCACGTTACGGCTTATTACGGGGACGGGAATTTATCATGAAGGATGCCTATTCATTCCATGCGGATGAAGATTCCTTAGATGAAACGTTCCAAGGAATGGCGCAAGCTTATCAAAATATTTTTGAACGGTGTGGGTTACAATTCCGTTCAATTATTGGTGATGGTGGTGCCATGGGTGGCAAAGATTCACGTGAATATTCAGCTATTGCGCCAGTTGGCGAAGATACAATTGTCTATTCTGATGCCAGCGACTATGCTGCTAACCTTGAAATGGCCCGGAGCTTGTACGTGCCTAAGAAGTCACATGCCTCACTAAAAGACTTGGAAAAAATTGATACACCAGGAGTTGGCACGATTGATGAATTAGCTGAATTCTTGCAAGTTGATGCTGATCAGTTGGTTAAGAGTATGCTATTTATGGCAGATGACGAACCAGTAATGGCATTAGTTCGTGGCGATCATGAAGTTAATGACATTAAATTAAAGAATTACCTCGGTGTGGATACCTTAGTAATGGCGACTCCCGAACAAGCGCAAACGTATCTTAAAGCCAGTTTTGGGTCATTAGGTCCAGTTGGCGTTAGTGATGAAGTTAAAATCATTGCGGATGTTTATGTTAAGGATATGGCGAATATCACGGTTGGCGCTAATGAAGATGGTCATCATCTGATTAATGTCAATCCAGAACGAGACTTCCATGCTGAAGCTTATGTTGATATTCGATTTGCGCAAGAGGGCGAATTGTCACCTGATGGCGCTGGGGTATTGAAGTTTACCAAGGGAATTGAGATTGGACATATCTTTAAATTAGGGACGCGTTATTCTAAAGATTTACATGCCGAAGTCTTGGATCAAAATGGTCGCAATATTCCAGTTATTATGGGATGTTATGGAATCGGGGTCTCACGGTTACTTTCAGCCATTGCCGAACAGCGCTCAGACGAAAATGGGTTAGTGTGGCCCAAAGCCATCGCCCCATTTGACGTGCATGTGATTCCAGTTAATCCTAAAAAAGCAGACCAAGTCGAAGTCGCTAATCAGGCTGAAGCACAATTGGAAGCAGCTGGGTATCATGTGCTTTATGATGACCGGAAAGAACGGCCAGGAGTTAAGTTTGCAGACTCTGATTTAATGGGCATTCCCGCACGGATTACGATTGGGAAAAAGGCCAGTGAAGGCATTGTTGAAATTAAACTTCGTCAAACTGGTGAAACATTAGAAGTTAAACAAGAAGAAATCGCAAATAATTTGGCAGTTTTATTAAAAAACATTAACTAA
- the rseP gene encoding RIP metalloprotease RseP yields the protein MIVTIITFIIVFGILVIVHEFGHFFFAKRAGILVREFSVGMGPKIVAMRRHATTYTLRLLPIGGYVRMAGVADDEDEELKPGTPVSLQIGADGLVHSINASKKTTLFNGIPMSVTATDLEKELWIEGYENGDETAVKRYQVQHDATIVEHDGTEVQIAPVDVQFQSAKLWQRMLTNFAGPMNNFILAIITFAILAFMQGGVTTVTTHVAGTTANSVARQAGIKKNDQIVAVNGKKMTDAQSISLLIQDNPNKRLQLTLKRAGKAQTIAVKPAAKKVAGNRVGQIGVKWATVTDTSLSAKLGYGVTGAWNITKQIFQVLGHMVTHGFSLNDLGGPVAIFATTSQAAKSGVRQVIYLLAVLSINLGIVNLLPIPALDGGKILLNIVEGIRGKPLRLETESVITLIGFGLLMLLMVLVTWNDIQRYFF from the coding sequence TTGATAGTTACGATTATTACGTTCATTATCGTTTTTGGGATTCTCGTTATTGTCCATGAGTTTGGACATTTCTTTTTTGCCAAACGAGCCGGAATTTTAGTGCGCGAATTCTCAGTCGGTATGGGGCCTAAGATTGTGGCCATGCGACGGCATGCAACTACCTATACGTTACGCTTATTACCCATTGGTGGTTATGTACGGATGGCTGGTGTTGCCGATGATGAGGATGAAGAACTGAAGCCTGGTACGCCGGTTAGTTTACAAATTGGCGCTGATGGGTTAGTTCATTCCATTAATGCTAGTAAGAAAACAACTTTATTTAATGGAATTCCCATGTCGGTTACGGCGACAGACTTAGAAAAAGAACTTTGGATTGAAGGCTATGAAAATGGCGATGAAACTGCGGTTAAACGTTATCAAGTGCAACATGATGCGACTATTGTCGAACATGACGGGACTGAAGTTCAGATTGCACCGGTAGATGTCCAGTTTCAATCAGCTAAGTTATGGCAGCGAATGCTCACTAATTTTGCTGGTCCGATGAATAATTTCATTTTAGCCATCATCACGTTTGCTATCTTAGCGTTCATGCAAGGTGGCGTAACGACGGTGACCACGCATGTTGCCGGAACGACGGCTAATTCGGTCGCCCGCCAAGCAGGTATTAAGAAGAATGATCAGATTGTCGCCGTTAATGGCAAAAAAATGACGGATGCCCAGTCAATCTCATTACTTATTCAAGATAATCCCAATAAACGGTTGCAACTAACCCTTAAACGGGCGGGGAAAGCGCAAACAATCGCTGTCAAGCCAGCGGCTAAGAAAGTTGCGGGTAATCGAGTTGGTCAAATTGGGGTTAAATGGGCGACGGTCACGGATACGAGTTTAAGCGCAAAATTAGGCTATGGCGTGACTGGTGCATGGAATATTACCAAGCAAATCTTCCAAGTATTAGGCCATATGGTAACCCATGGGTTTAGTTTAAATGACCTCGGTGGGCCAGTTGCAATTTTTGCAACGACCTCACAGGCGGCCAAATCCGGGGTGCGGCAGGTGATTTATTTATTAGCAGTCTTGTCGATTAACTTAGGAATTGTTAATTTATTACCCATTCCGGCCCTGGATGGTGGTAAAATTTTATTAAACATCGTTGAAGGTATTCGCGGTAAACCACTACGACTTGAAACTGAAAGTGTGATTACATTAATTGGTTTTGGCTTGTTAATGTTATTAATGGTTTTAGTGACTTGGAATGATATTCAGCGTTATTTTTTCTAA
- a CDS encoding phosphatidate cytidylyltransferase, which translates to MRQRVITAVIALILFIPVIFVGGITLDIVAMLLGAIAMSELLIMRKKLLISFEALISMLAVMIEIAPNQWFNGLPDQLNKAYVVYFLIILLLLRTVWSRNRFSFDDAGMLTLGVFYIGMGFNYFTAARGVNVEMLLYLLFIVWATDSGAYSVGRKLGQHKVTPISPNKTWEGCIGGSLIGVVIGMAFALWFQVGYTNWLSMLAITIILSIVGQFGDLVESALKRYYGVKDSGKILPGHGGILDRFDSMLLVFPIAHLFGLF; encoded by the coding sequence ATGAGACAACGGGTCATTACGGCTGTAATTGCGTTAATTCTATTTATACCAGTGATTTTTGTAGGTGGCATTACCCTCGATATTGTCGCAATGTTATTAGGCGCGATTGCCATGAGCGAGTTATTAATCATGCGAAAGAAGTTATTGATTTCGTTTGAAGCGTTAATCAGTATGTTGGCCGTTATGATTGAGATTGCACCTAATCAGTGGTTTAATGGGTTGCCAGATCAGTTAAACAAAGCGTACGTCGTTTATTTTCTCATTATTTTATTATTGTTACGGACAGTTTGGTCGCGTAATCGGTTTTCATTTGATGATGCGGGGATGCTGACCCTAGGTGTTTTCTATATCGGAATGGGCTTTAATTACTTTACTGCTGCTCGTGGTGTTAACGTGGAAATGCTTCTCTATCTGTTATTCATCGTTTGGGCGACTGATAGTGGTGCATATTCAGTTGGCCGAAAATTAGGTCAACATAAAGTAACACCAATTAGTCCAAATAAAACCTGGGAAGGCTGCATTGGTGGTAGTCTGATTGGTGTTGTGATTGGGATGGCTTTTGCCCTCTGGTTCCAAGTGGGATATACCAATTGGCTTAGTATGTTAGCAATCACGATTATCTTATCAATTGTTGGTCAATTCGGTGATTTAGTCGAATCTGCGTTGAAACGCTACTATGGTGTGAAGGATTCTGGTAAAATTTTACCAGGACACGGTGGTATTTTAGACCGGTTCGATAGTATGTTGCTGGTCTTCCCAATTGCACATTTATTTGGTCTCTTTTAA
- a CDS encoding isoprenyl transferase, with amino-acid sequence MFAFLNKNNATTAAAVELDPKRIPAHVAIIMDGNGRWAKARHLPRIAGHKEGMNTVKTITIAASDLGVKVLTLYAFSTENWKRPKAEVNYLMQLPVNFFDTFVPDLVKNNVRVQVMGYTDQLPAATQKAVNKAIADTQACDGMVLNFALNYGSRAEMITGIQALAQQVADGHLAVDAIDETAVDQALMTAQLAPYNDPDLLIRTSGEERISNFLLWQIAYSELVFTDVKWPDFSATTLQACIADFQRRDRRFGGLSDQK; translated from the coding sequence TTGTTCGCTTTTTTAAATAAGAATAATGCAACGACTGCGGCCGCGGTGGAACTTGATCCTAAACGGATTCCGGCACACGTTGCGATTATCATGGATGGTAATGGTCGTTGGGCCAAAGCACGGCATTTACCGCGAATTGCTGGGCATAAAGAAGGTATGAATACGGTTAAGACAATCACGATTGCGGCGAGTGACCTCGGGGTCAAGGTGTTAACCTTGTATGCCTTTTCAACTGAGAACTGGAAGCGACCAAAGGCTGAGGTTAATTATTTAATGCAGCTACCGGTGAACTTTTTTGATACATTTGTACCAGATTTGGTTAAGAATAACGTTCGGGTGCAAGTGATGGGCTATACGGATCAGTTGCCAGCCGCAACCCAAAAGGCGGTTAACAAAGCGATTGCAGATACCCAAGCCTGTGATGGTATGGTACTAAACTTTGCTTTAAACTATGGCTCACGAGCTGAAATGATCACAGGAATCCAAGCACTTGCCCAACAAGTTGCTGACGGGCACCTTGCAGTTGACGCGATTGATGAGACGGCAGTTGACCAAGCTTTAATGACTGCTCAGTTGGCACCGTATAATGATCCGGATTTATTGATTCGGACCAGTGGTGAAGAACGAATCTCCAACTTTTTGCTATGGCAGATTGCTTATAGTGAACTGGTCTTTACGGATGTAAAATGGCCAGACTTTTCAGCGACAACTTTACAGGCTTGTATTGCTGACTTCCAACGGCGGGATCGCCGGTTTGGCGGGTTGTCGGATCAAAAATAA
- the frr gene encoding ribosome recycling factor: MAVTEPILKEAQSNMKKAEVALQRELGNIRAGRANASLLSRVSADYYGTLTPLNQMASITVPEPRVLMVTPFDKTALKEIEKAILASDLGISPANDGSAIRLVIPQLTEERRKELAKDVKAEGERGKVAVRNARRDAMDALKRGHKAGQFTDDQLHELEDQAQKLTNTAGKAVESIVADKEKEILEG, encoded by the coding sequence ATGGCAGTCACAGAACCAATCTTAAAAGAAGCACAAAGCAACATGAAAAAGGCCGAAGTTGCCTTACAACGTGAATTAGGTAATATTCGTGCAGGTCGCGCAAATGCATCTTTATTAAGCCGCGTTTCAGCAGATTATTACGGTACTCTAACCCCATTGAATCAAATGGCTTCAATTACCGTCCCAGAACCACGGGTCTTAATGGTAACCCCATTCGATAAAACGGCTTTAAAAGAAATTGAAAAAGCTATTTTGGCTTCTGATTTAGGTATCAGTCCTGCTAATGATGGTTCGGCAATTCGGTTAGTGATTCCACAATTAACTGAAGAACGTCGTAAAGAATTGGCGAAGGATGTTAAAGCCGAAGGTGAACGTGGTAAGGTTGCCGTTCGAAATGCGCGTCGCGATGCGATGGACGCTTTAAAACGTGGCCATAAAGCGGGTCAATTTACGGATGATCAATTACATGAACTTGAAGACCAAGCGCAAAAATTGACAAATACTGCTGGTAAAGCAGTGGAATCAATCGTTGCTGACAAGGAAAAAGAAATTCTTGAAGGCTAA
- the pyrH gene encoding UMP kinase, protein MSEVKYKRVILKLSGEALAGEKGFGINPPVIKTVAEELKDVYDMGVQIAIVVGGGNMWRGEAGAQMGMERAQADYIGMLATIMNALALQDNLESIGVPTRVQTSIEMRQIAEPYIRRKAMRHLEKRRIVIFAGGTGSPYFSTDTTAALRAAEINADAILMAKNGVDGVYSADPNKDASAVKFDKLTHLDIINKGLQVMDTTASSLSMDNDIPVVVFNLNEPGNIRKVVAGEHIGTTVRGK, encoded by the coding sequence ATGTCGGAAGTTAAATATAAGCGAGTAATCCTAAAGTTGAGTGGTGAAGCTTTAGCCGGTGAAAAAGGGTTTGGAATTAACCCACCGGTAATTAAGACTGTTGCTGAAGAACTGAAGGATGTTTATGATATGGGTGTTCAGATTGCCATCGTGGTTGGCGGTGGTAATATGTGGCGTGGTGAAGCCGGTGCTCAAATGGGCATGGAACGTGCGCAAGCTGATTATATCGGTATGTTAGCAACTATCATGAACGCTTTGGCGTTACAAGATAACCTAGAATCAATCGGCGTGCCGACGCGCGTTCAGACTTCGATTGAAATGCGTCAAATTGCAGAACCTTATATTCGGCGCAAAGCGATGCGACATTTAGAAAAACGGCGGATTGTCATCTTTGCGGGTGGCACGGGTAGTCCTTACTTTTCAACGGATACGACGGCCGCTTTACGAGCAGCTGAAATCAACGCTGATGCCATTTTGATGGCTAAAAATGGGGTTGATGGGGTTTATTCAGCTGATCCTAATAAAGATGCGAGCGCCGTTAAATTCGATAAGTTAACTCATCTTGATATTATCAATAAAGGCTTACAAGTGATGGATACTACGGCTAGCTCATTATCAATGGATAATGATATTCCAGTCGTAGTCTTTAACTTGAACGAGCCAGGCAATATTCGCAAAGTTGTTGCTGGTGAACACATCGGCACAACCGTCAGGGGGAAATAA